A stretch of the Chloroflexota bacterium genome encodes the following:
- a CDS encoding AAA domain-containing protein, protein MIGNRKVNVRPSDTATARESSPRLPIELQEAVAAEVAAMKAQAATFHAEVLSGTLTSEADSDYTYAFSLSSLLPIPDDTPGELHIGSQVHPCRIIAVQGLRASLRLAVAPARFIERATLVAQPWVALARLHAALGEQSSEPGTSPGLSAALFEGESLAAEEVREDTTSSQATMLDEAQQQALDTALQRTVTVIAGPANSGKTHLLSSIAAASIAAGYRVLVLAPSNSAIDSVLRTLIETGSRTAYTAGEVLRSGCSADPAAQSAYPLLAMERAESHLKDELEQELAALQAERKALAERNQALRVLQKAVGLAQRAAEERDAVQAEVAALLARQEAAAPRPVEPSGVQYLKERWELVWQQARRLTRRSTGVGRRTFRVDPERQRQEAYGFAQRLAEARRRLAENEAAAERLRASIQQQLAQYELTTDSFDAALADTEARLSEVDEKHRNALGGMKGVRLATRERARLVASTVSQALAAESHAAESFDVVLIDDAHGIPLPHIFWAAGLAHSRLVVSTEETALQPWHCAHTAVAGRWLGRSFVEYMAGLGTQSAAWVVNLLERHTLQPSFAEAVSRWLDVAGDGSKSLLMQAPSRLQGPRRSVRRRLPVRGHTVPLEKALGQESPLLLVDTGALKPWSEAIPQEGRMNIGGALAAVALAERVHAAEPKATVAVVTPYAAQARLLLHLARDREINAGIDIYAPPCLPQRGADIVILDTVETPGTFTWSALDDSRPDSQAYALFSGVFSQARQRVMIVAHWKHVRDTFGARALMRRMLGEAVQSGWAVSASELVRSERAGALPRVPLAPSHSKGAGAKRSGKPTGWHLLLEDLQAAERHVTVWSPHLALSTVERLLDSLPSALLERGAVRVITLPPAQQRGQRAQGAEARQVCEQVGAVVEERSALAASLVTVDDRLTWECTFPPLGAVSRGAELRRVESEQIARTLRKLLAPPHSAAAPQDMAAFMPYTEAASLLTQAGSYSPARELR, encoded by the coding sequence TTGATCGGTAATCGCAAAGTGAACGTGCGCCCGTCCGACACTGCTACAGCAAGAGAGAGCTCCCCGCGCCTGCCCATAGAATTGCAAGAGGCGGTGGCTGCTGAAGTTGCGGCTATGAAGGCCCAAGCGGCAACGTTTCATGCGGAGGTGTTGTCCGGCACACTGACTTCAGAGGCAGACAGCGACTATACCTATGCGTTCTCATTGAGTTCGCTGCTGCCAATCCCGGATGATACGCCGGGCGAACTCCACATTGGGAGCCAGGTGCATCCATGCCGCATTATTGCCGTGCAAGGGTTGCGCGCGTCGCTGCGGCTGGCAGTTGCTCCCGCACGCTTCATCGAGCGCGCCACACTTGTGGCGCAACCGTGGGTTGCGCTTGCGCGGCTCCACGCGGCGCTTGGGGAGCAGTCGAGCGAGCCAGGCACGAGCCCAGGATTGAGTGCTGCGCTCTTTGAAGGTGAATCTTTAGCCGCAGAAGAGGTACGCGAAGATACGACAAGCTCTCAGGCGACGATGCTCGACGAGGCACAGCAGCAGGCGCTTGACACAGCACTTCAAAGAACGGTGACGGTCATTGCCGGTCCGGCAAACTCCGGGAAGACCCACCTGCTCAGCAGCATTGCGGCAGCCAGTATTGCGGCCGGCTATCGTGTGCTCGTGCTCGCTCCCTCCAACAGCGCGATAGATTCAGTGCTCCGAACGTTGATCGAGACCGGAAGCAGGACCGCCTATACAGCCGGTGAGGTGCTCCGGAGCGGCTGCAGCGCAGATCCGGCTGCGCAAAGCGCCTACCCATTGCTTGCAATGGAGCGAGCTGAAAGCCACCTCAAAGACGAGCTTGAGCAAGAGCTGGCGGCTCTGCAGGCTGAGCGCAAGGCTCTGGCGGAGCGAAATCAAGCCCTTCGCGTCCTGCAGAAGGCCGTAGGTCTGGCTCAGCGGGCAGCGGAGGAGCGTGATGCTGTGCAGGCAGAGGTGGCTGCGCTGCTGGCGCGGCAGGAAGCCGCGGCGCCCAGACCTGTTGAACCCTCGGGAGTGCAGTATTTGAAGGAGCGGTGGGAGCTTGTGTGGCAGCAGGCCAGGCGTCTCACCCGGCGGTCCACAGGTGTTGGCCGGCGCACCTTTCGCGTTGATCCGGAGCGGCAGCGGCAGGAGGCCTACGGATTTGCGCAACGGCTTGCGGAAGCGCGGCGCCGTCTCGCAGAGAATGAGGCGGCTGCGGAGCGCCTGCGTGCCAGCATTCAGCAACAGCTTGCGCAGTACGAGCTGACCACTGACAGTTTTGATGCGGCGCTTGCAGATACGGAAGCACGCCTGAGTGAAGTGGATGAAAAGCACCGGAATGCTTTGGGCGGGATGAAAGGCGTGCGACTCGCCACCCGCGAACGAGCACGACTTGTGGCGAGCACGGTCTCGCAAGCTCTCGCCGCGGAATCCCACGCTGCTGAATCGTTTGACGTCGTGCTGATTGACGACGCCCACGGTATTCCTTTGCCGCATATCTTCTGGGCCGCGGGCCTCGCGCACTCGCGTCTCGTAGTTTCGACCGAGGAGACCGCGCTACAACCCTGGCACTGCGCCCATACTGCGGTTGCCGGGCGCTGGCTGGGACGCTCGTTTGTTGAATACATGGCGGGCTTGGGGACGCAATCTGCAGCCTGGGTAGTCAACCTCTTGGAACGCCATACGCTCCAGCCGTCGTTTGCCGAAGCCGTCTCGCGCTGGCTCGACGTTGCCGGGGACGGCAGCAAATCGCTGTTAATGCAGGCGCCAAGCCGACTGCAGGGGCCGCGCCGCAGCGTGCGGCGACGCTTACCGGTGCGCGGACATACCGTGCCCCTTGAGAAGGCGTTGGGGCAGGAAAGTCCATTGTTGCTCGTAGATACCGGTGCATTGAAGCCGTGGAGTGAAGCGATCCCGCAGGAAGGGCGCATGAACATCGGGGGCGCCCTTGCGGCGGTAGCGCTCGCGGAACGGGTCCACGCGGCAGAACCAAAGGCAACAGTTGCAGTCGTGACGCCATACGCTGCACAAGCTCGTCTCTTGCTTCACTTGGCCCGAGACCGGGAGATTAACGCCGGTATCGACATTTACGCGCCTCCATGCCTGCCTCAGCGGGGGGCAGACATTGTAATTTTGGATACTGTGGAGACGCCGGGTACTTTCACTTGGTCTGCTCTTGACGATTCCCGCCCCGATTCCCAGGCGTATGCCCTCTTTAGCGGCGTGTTTAGTCAGGCGCGGCAGCGGGTGATGATCGTCGCCCATTGGAAGCACGTGCGCGACACGTTTGGCGCGCGTGCGCTCATGCGGCGCATGTTGGGAGAGGCCGTGCAGTCCGGGTGGGCGGTTTCGGCGTCCGAGCTTGTGCGAAGCGAACGTGCCGGTGCGCTGCCACGCGTTCCGTTGGCGCCGTCTCACTCCAAAGGAGCGGGCGCCAAACGGTCCGGCAAACCTACCGGCTGGCACCTTCTCTTGGAAGACCTGCAAGCGGCAGAGCGCCATGTGACCGTGTGGAGTCCGCATTTGGCATTGTCCACCGTGGAACGCCTGCTAGACTCGCTGCCGTCCGCGCTCTTGGAGCGTGGCGCGGTGAGAGTTATCACCCTTCCTCCCGCTCAGCAGAGGGGGCAACGAGCACAGGGGGCTGAGGCGCGGCAGGTATGTGAACAGGTCGGTGCGGTTGTAGAAGAACGCAGCGCGCTGGCAGCAAGTCTTGTGACCGTGGACGACCGCCTGACTTGGGAATGTACATTCCCGCCGCTCGGGGCCGTCAGCCGCGGTGCGGAATTGCGCCGAGTTGAGAGTGAGCAGATCGCGAGGACGCTGCGGAAGCTCCTGGCGCCGCCACATAGCGCCGCCGCTCCCCAGGACATGGCAGCTTTCATGCCCTACACTGAGGCAGCGAGCTTATTGACCCAAGCTGGCTCCTATTCTCCTGCACGGGAGCTGCGGTAG
- the fabG gene encoding 3-oxoacyl-[acyl-carrier-protein] reductase produces the protein MEQHLAGKTALVTGASRGIGRTIALHLAAAGANVAINYQVNEEAAFETVAQIQSDGGNALAVSGDVRDSAAVTSVVDETLSRFDSIHVLVNNAGITKDTLVLKMSEDDWDLVVDTNLRGAFLCTRAALRPMLAQRWGRIVNITSVGWLVGNPGQANYTAAKAGVVALTRSTAVEMGSRGITVNAIAPGYIPTDLTHDIPPHLMDRLMQKLPIKRAGTPEEIAALVSYLTGDAASYITGQVIHIDGGLTAGLL, from the coding sequence ATGGAACAACACCTCGCCGGCAAAACGGCGCTCGTAACGGGAGCCTCGCGCGGCATCGGGCGCACTATAGCGCTCCATCTCGCCGCAGCCGGCGCTAACGTAGCGATCAATTACCAGGTCAACGAAGAAGCCGCGTTCGAAACTGTAGCGCAGATCCAAAGCGATGGCGGCAACGCGCTGGCAGTCAGCGGGGACGTGCGAGACTCCGCAGCGGTCACGTCTGTCGTAGACGAAACCCTGAGCCGGTTCGACAGCATCCACGTCTTGGTGAACAATGCTGGTATCACCAAAGATACTCTCGTCCTCAAGATGAGCGAAGATGACTGGGACCTGGTAGTAGACACCAACCTACGCGGCGCCTTTCTCTGCACCCGCGCCGCGTTGCGCCCCATGCTGGCGCAGCGCTGGGGCCGCATAGTCAACATCACGTCAGTCGGCTGGCTGGTCGGCAATCCCGGGCAAGCGAACTACACTGCCGCTAAGGCCGGAGTCGTCGCGTTGACCCGCTCCACTGCCGTGGAGATGGGCAGCAGGGGTATCACGGTCAATGCTATCGCGCCCGGCTATATCCCCACCGACCTGACCCACGACATACCGCCGCACCTCATGGACCGCCTTATGCAGAAGCTTCCCATCAAGCGCGCGGGAACTCCCGAGGAGATTGCTGCGCTCGTATCGTATCTCACCGGCGACGCCGCCTCCTATATCACCGGTCAAGTCATCCACATCGACGGCGGCCTGACAGCGGGCTTGCTCTGA
- the lysA gene encoding diaminopimelate decarboxylase, whose product MEVADRVLPVSAEVSDSGVLAIGGMPVTELAKEFGTPLYIYDEATLRTNMRRYVNALNANYPDALPLYASKAYSDPHVVKIAAEEGMGLDVVSAGEIAVAVAAGFPLERMYFHGNNKLPEELAYALEVGVGRIVVDNFHEIDLLNSIAGEAGKRAQILLRIGPGVEAHTHDYIKTGALDSKFGFALPIGQAEEAVKRAQAAPHLDLIGIHAHIGSQIFDIEPYVDTLDLLIQFAHEMADRYGLSVQELSPGGGWGIRYTGADDPPPIEDLAETVTATVKDRMAALGWELPRLVVEPGRSIVGQAGVGLYSVGSSKTIPNLRKYVAVDGGMADNIRPALYDALYTVLVGNRMHDPAEETVTIAGRYCESGDVLFKDIEMPKLNPGDLIAVPSSGAYCLAMSSNYNLVPRPAVVLVNDGSARLIRRRETLDDLIQPHLDV is encoded by the coding sequence ATTGAAGTAGCAGATCGGGTGTTGCCCGTTTCCGCAGAAGTGTCCGACAGCGGCGTACTTGCCATAGGCGGAATGCCTGTCACGGAACTGGCAAAGGAATTCGGCACGCCGCTCTATATCTATGACGAAGCAACCCTGCGCACGAACATGCGCCGTTATGTAAATGCCCTCAACGCCAATTACCCGGATGCCCTTCCGCTCTACGCCAGCAAGGCGTATTCCGACCCCCACGTGGTCAAGATCGCCGCTGAAGAGGGCATGGGGCTGGACGTGGTGTCGGCGGGCGAAATCGCGGTTGCTGTTGCTGCCGGTTTCCCGTTGGAACGCATGTACTTCCACGGCAATAACAAGCTGCCGGAAGAGCTCGCCTATGCGTTGGAAGTCGGCGTGGGACGCATCGTGGTGGATAACTTCCACGAGATCGACCTGCTCAATTCCATCGCGGGCGAGGCCGGGAAGCGGGCGCAAATACTGCTGCGCATCGGCCCCGGAGTCGAGGCGCACACCCACGACTACATCAAGACCGGCGCGCTCGATTCCAAGTTCGGCTTCGCGCTGCCCATCGGCCAAGCGGAGGAAGCCGTCAAGCGGGCGCAGGCCGCGCCGCACCTGGACCTCATCGGCATCCATGCCCACATTGGCAGCCAGATTTTCGACATCGAGCCCTACGTAGACACTCTCGACTTGCTAATTCAGTTCGCGCACGAGATGGCCGATAGGTACGGCCTCTCTGTCCAGGAGCTTTCGCCCGGCGGCGGCTGGGGCATTCGCTACACCGGCGCCGACGATCCGCCGCCCATCGAAGACCTGGCGGAAACGGTTACGGCCACGGTAAAGGACCGCATGGCCGCGTTGGGCTGGGAGCTGCCTCGTCTGGTGGTGGAACCGGGACGCTCCATCGTGGGACAGGCCGGCGTCGGACTCTACTCGGTGGGGTCGAGCAAGACGATTCCGAATTTGCGCAAATACGTCGCGGTGGATGGCGGCATGGCGGACAATATCCGACCGGCGCTCTACGACGCGCTGTATACCGTGCTTGTCGGCAACCGCATGCACGATCCTGCTGAGGAGACGGTGACCATCGCCGGCCGCTACTGCGAGAGCGGCGACGTGCTGTTCAAAGACATTGAAATGCCCAAGCTCAACCCCGGCGACCTGATCGCCGTGCCCAGTTCCGGCGCGTACTGCCTGGCCATGTCCAGCAACTATAATCTGGTGCCGCGGCCGGCAGTGGTGCTTGTGAATGACGGCAGCGCCCGCTTGATCCGCCGCCGCGAGACCCTGGACGATCTGATACAGCCGCACCTGGACGTGTAA
- the rnhA gene encoding ribonuclease HI — protein sequence MKRVTIYTDGACIGNPGPGGYGAVIMFKQHRKEISSGFRKTTNNRMEILAAIRALETLTEPCEVTLHSDSAYLVNAMMQGWAERWKAQGWKRGKQGKAANPDLWEILLNLAGTHRVTFKWVPGHKGILENERCDALANAAARGKNLPVDEAYEKSTTPT from the coding sequence ATGAAACGCGTGACTATCTACACGGACGGTGCTTGCATCGGTAATCCCGGGCCGGGCGGCTACGGCGCGGTAATCATGTTCAAACAACACCGCAAAGAAATCTCCAGCGGATTTCGCAAAACGACGAACAACCGCATGGAGATTCTTGCGGCCATTCGCGCGTTAGAAACGCTCACTGAGCCCTGCGAGGTGACCTTGCATAGTGATTCCGCATACCTTGTGAATGCAATGATGCAAGGTTGGGCAGAGAGGTGGAAAGCCCAGGGGTGGAAACGCGGGAAGCAGGGCAAGGCCGCCAATCCCGATCTCTGGGAGATCTTGCTCAATTTAGCCGGCACGCACCGCGTTACTTTCAAGTGGGTACCCGGTCACAAGGGAATACTGGAAAACGAGCGTTGCGATGCGCTCGCGAACGCGGCGGCGCGGGGCAAGAACTTGCCGGTTGACGAGGCGTACGAAAAGTCTACGACACCGACATAG
- a CDS encoding NAD(P)-dependent oxidoreductase, which translates to MGSDFGTVGIVGVGRMGANIARHLNDEGYAVTAVYDVNSAIAQELAGKIGAQACDSLANVTGLADTIITVVTDDQAMYTIFAETGDSLLQGAAGKIFVNCATIAPQVHVDVEQRAEAAGAQSLEACMASSITQARDGTLYLMCGGSEDAFARARPLLDTMSISLRYIGSAGKAAQVKALVNMVMNINTAGLAEGLGLGEALGLDSALLQEVFAQTGANSRVLETDGEDMESRDHECYFSAAHASKDSGIALDLAADAGLSLPLAQATKAQYDKMIDMGLGELDKSGVAELTYPGRGGS; encoded by the coding sequence ATGGGAAGTGACTTTGGAACGGTCGGTATTGTGGGCGTGGGTCGGATGGGCGCGAATATTGCCCGCCACCTGAATGACGAGGGCTACGCCGTAACCGCCGTCTACGACGTGAACTCCGCCATTGCCCAGGAACTCGCCGGGAAAATCGGCGCGCAGGCCTGCGATTCGCTGGCAAACGTAACCGGTCTCGCCGACACGATCATAACCGTCGTCACCGATGACCAGGCAATGTATACGATCTTCGCGGAAACTGGCGATAGCCTCCTGCAGGGAGCCGCCGGCAAAATCTTCGTGAACTGCGCCACCATCGCGCCCCAGGTCCACGTGGACGTGGAGCAGCGCGCCGAGGCGGCAGGCGCCCAAAGCCTGGAGGCGTGCATGGCGAGCAGCATCACCCAAGCGCGCGACGGCACGCTGTACCTCATGTGCGGTGGTAGCGAGGACGCCTTTGCCCGCGCCCGGCCGCTGCTGGACACCATGAGCATCTCGCTGCGTTACATTGGGTCCGCCGGCAAGGCGGCGCAGGTCAAGGCGCTTGTTAACATGGTGATGAACATCAACACGGCGGGCCTGGCTGAGGGCCTCGGCCTGGGCGAAGCGCTGGGGCTCGACAGCGCGCTGCTGCAGGAAGTCTTTGCGCAGACCGGCGCCAATTCCCGCGTGCTGGAGACCGACGGCGAGGACATGGAATCCCGCGACCACGAGTGCTATTTCTCCGCCGCCCATGCCTCTAAGGACTCCGGCATTGCGCTGGATTTGGCAGCGGACGCCGGCCTTTCGCTACCGCTGGCACAGGCAACTAAGGCGCAGTACGACAAGATGATTGACATGGGCTTGGGCGAACTCGATAAGTCCGGCGTGGCGGAGCTCACCTACCCCGGCAGAGGCGGCTCGTAA
- a CDS encoding mandelate racemase/muconate lactonizing enzyme family protein gives MKIRTVEAVPLRWPVQSSGRERPSDYGLHDETHAIIVRIETDDGLVGHGEVHPGYGYTRGACFSLQAIVERELGPEIIGQDPTQPEYVWEKMYNGPRLDIALTYGQSAPRMGRRGVTVCAMGGIDMALWDIFARSLGVPIYKLLGGGYRSRLPTYASGGHADADGAGDEALGYIAQGFRAVKMRVGAMDAPRIVKDGIARIRAVREAIGPDNRIMLDAHGSLNEGQAIRLAQAAEEYDIDWFEEPVSSDNWNGMRRVRQATSIPISTGENDFTHFDFRDIIAREAADILQPDLAVVGGFTAARRIGTLAHAANLQVAPHIWGSALLFYASLQLAAALPNCPIIEFRQGGNPLFTELIAPPPAIDSEGCVTIPDGPGLGVEIDLEAAKRKFPFEGA, from the coding sequence ATGAAGATCCGCACGGTAGAGGCAGTGCCGCTGCGGTGGCCGGTGCAGAGCAGCGGCCGCGAGCGGCCTTCGGACTATGGGCTTCACGACGAGACCCACGCCATCATTGTAAGGATCGAGACGGACGACGGGCTCGTCGGCCATGGCGAGGTTCATCCGGGCTATGGCTACACGCGAGGCGCGTGCTTTTCATTGCAAGCCATTGTCGAGCGGGAACTCGGACCGGAGATCATTGGTCAAGACCCCACGCAGCCTGAGTATGTCTGGGAAAAGATGTACAACGGCCCGCGCCTGGACATTGCGCTCACCTACGGCCAGAGCGCGCCGCGCATGGGCCGCCGGGGTGTGACCGTTTGCGCTATGGGTGGCATTGACATGGCACTTTGGGACATTTTTGCCCGGTCGCTCGGTGTGCCGATTTACAAGCTGCTGGGCGGCGGGTACCGCTCCCGCTTGCCTACGTATGCAAGCGGCGGTCACGCTGACGCGGACGGCGCGGGAGATGAGGCGCTGGGCTACATTGCACAGGGCTTTCGGGCAGTGAAGATGCGCGTGGGCGCCATGGATGCGCCCCGCATCGTTAAGGACGGCATCGCGCGCATTCGCGCCGTACGGGAGGCTATCGGACCCGACAACAGAATCATGCTGGACGCCCACGGTTCCCTTAATGAGGGCCAGGCGATTCGCTTGGCGCAGGCGGCTGAGGAATATGATATTGACTGGTTCGAGGAGCCGGTGAGCAGCGACAACTGGAACGGTATGCGACGGGTGCGACAGGCAACGTCAATTCCCATTTCAACCGGTGAGAATGACTTCACCCACTTCGACTTTCGCGACATCATCGCGCGCGAGGCGGCAGACATCCTGCAACCCGATCTTGCGGTGGTCGGCGGGTTTACGGCAGCACGCCGCATCGGCACCCTGGCACATGCGGCAAATCTGCAGGTGGCCCCGCACATTTGGGGATCGGCGCTCCTTTTCTACGCCAGCTTGCAACTGGCGGCGGCACTGCCGAATTGTCCGATCATCGAATTTCGCCAGGGCGGCAATCCGCTCTTTACCGAACTGATCGCACCGCCGCCCGCGATAGACAGTGAGGGCTGCGTGACGATCCCAGATGGGCCCGGCTTGGGTGTGGAAATAGACCTGGAGGCAGCCAAGCGAAAGTTTCCCTTTGAAGGTGCGTAG
- a CDS encoding methyltransferase domain-containing protein: MGDLQATDHSFEPFARHEFYRETNTRLVESALGFLERLDPTVQRRIVDLGCGTGAITRLVLAKVQDLGLKAQILGIDPSPLALDKARQSVSSSMVKFLNGSAENVSQLVSSADALFFCNAIHLIEDKQAVLREVGKALNPGGVIAFNTTFFDGAYLPITEKANRIWIVRAVQKLRREYPNVKVVKDAKTTAMRWLSPDQYEALLGENGFAVTHMECRQVEMTQESLEDISDYSLFIEGVLPSVPLDIGAEVLKHGIREALKELKLTTVPRYWLQVVAEKT; the protein is encoded by the coding sequence ATGGGAGATTTGCAGGCAACGGATCACTCCTTCGAGCCATTCGCTCGGCATGAATTCTATCGTGAAACCAACACTCGACTGGTTGAATCCGCCCTAGGCTTTCTCGAGCGGCTTGATCCGACCGTGCAGCGGCGCATCGTGGACCTGGGCTGCGGCACCGGTGCCATTACGCGGCTGGTCCTCGCCAAAGTGCAGGATCTCGGGTTGAAAGCACAGATTCTTGGGATTGACCCTTCTCCCTTGGCGTTGGACAAGGCTCGGCAGAGCGTTAGCAGTTCCATGGTCAAGTTTCTCAATGGCAGCGCCGAAAACGTATCCCAATTGGTCTCTTCTGCCGACGCGCTCTTCTTCTGCAATGCCATTCATCTGATCGAGGACAAACAGGCTGTCTTGCGGGAGGTCGGCAAGGCCCTCAATCCCGGCGGTGTGATTGCCTTCAATACGACGTTCTTCGACGGGGCCTACCTTCCCATTACAGAGAAGGCCAATCGCATATGGATCGTCCGTGCGGTGCAGAAGCTGCGACGAGAATATCCCAATGTCAAAGTCGTCAAGGATGCAAAGACAACCGCCATGCGCTGGCTCTCCCCCGATCAATACGAAGCGCTGCTCGGAGAGAACGGCTTTGCCGTTACCCACATGGAGTGCCGGCAAGTCGAAATGACACAGGAGAGCCTGGAAGACATTAGCGATTACTCTCTCTTCATCGAAGGGGTTTTGCCCAGCGTGCCGTTGGACATAGGCGCCGAGGTGCTCAAGCACGGCATCCGGGAAGCCCTAAAGGAGTTGAAACTAACCACGGTCCCCCGCTACTGGCTGCAGGTTGTCGCCGAAAAGACGTGA
- a CDS encoding CehA/McbA family metallohydrolase, translated as MATLTGTIHDASTGSPLAAKVSVQSSQGRFLVPEDSLETVGTTNPFFYCDGAFTLEGPRGQVDVRVERGTEYAPLEMTVDLPTQGTVNLEMPLQRWISLPKQGLYPGNTHIHYREFESRPEERLRFDSTVEDLTVTIISVLQRQELEYATNRFPVGQMEHPTTPGHVLDVGEESRHNRTPWDIGYGHVMLVRLQEHVEPLSRGVLVDESAPDYPPLIDACTAAQEQGGVTIWCHNGQGMEAPIAAGLGRLDALNLFDPYWSDPEYDLWYHLLNCGFQLPVSTGSDWFVCSANRVYVQLEDSFSYDTWLDGLKSGATFITNGPSLTLRVAGQPPGSVLDMRTSRRKQVNTFVRWQALRPVQRIELICNGEVVAREEYGDGLREGVLRTRLTVPNDSWIAARCWGRQRDSYGHAQWAHTSPVYVQAGGSNPATRASAEFFVAAIERATAWITTKGRFDHNDQRQRMLEIFNTGREQYTRLARG; from the coding sequence GTGGCAACTCTTACGGGCACAATTCACGATGCATCTACCGGCAGCCCGCTGGCAGCGAAGGTCTCGGTGCAAAGCAGTCAGGGCAGATTCCTTGTCCCTGAAGACAGTTTGGAGACCGTTGGCACGACCAACCCGTTCTTCTACTGCGACGGCGCCTTCACGCTCGAGGGCCCGCGGGGACAGGTGGACGTGCGCGTGGAGCGGGGTACCGAGTACGCGCCGCTCGAAATGACCGTAGACCTCCCAACCCAAGGCACGGTCAACCTCGAAATGCCGCTCCAGCGCTGGATAAGTCTGCCCAAGCAAGGGCTCTACCCCGGCAATACACACATCCACTACCGTGAGTTCGAAAGCCGGCCGGAGGAACGCCTGCGCTTCGACTCCACGGTAGAAGACCTCACCGTGACCATTATCAGCGTGCTGCAGCGCCAGGAATTGGAGTACGCGACAAATCGCTTTCCAGTGGGACAAATGGAGCACCCCACCACGCCGGGACACGTGCTGGACGTAGGTGAGGAATCTCGTCACAATCGCACTCCTTGGGATATCGGCTACGGCCATGTGATGCTGGTGCGGCTGCAAGAGCACGTGGAGCCACTGAGTCGCGGTGTGCTGGTGGATGAATCAGCGCCGGACTACCCGCCCCTCATCGATGCCTGTACCGCCGCGCAGGAGCAGGGCGGTGTGACGATCTGGTGTCACAACGGCCAGGGAATGGAGGCGCCCATTGCCGCCGGTTTGGGGCGGCTGGATGCCTTGAATCTCTTTGACCCCTACTGGTCAGACCCCGAGTACGATCTGTGGTACCACCTGCTCAATTGTGGATTTCAACTGCCGGTCAGCACCGGCTCAGACTGGTTTGTGTGCTCAGCGAACCGGGTGTACGTGCAGCTCGAGGACTCTTTCTCGTACGACACGTGGTTGGATGGTCTCAAGAGCGGGGCAACGTTCATTACAAACGGCCCATCGCTCACTCTCCGCGTTGCCGGGCAGCCGCCTGGCAGCGTGCTGGACATGCGCACCAGCAGACGCAAGCAGGTGAATACCTTTGTGCGCTGGCAGGCATTGCGGCCGGTGCAACGCATCGAACTCATCTGCAACGGGGAGGTGGTGGCGCGCGAGGAATACGGTGACGGACTGCGCGAGGGCGTCTTGCGCACTCGCTTGACGGTTCCGAACGACAGTTGGATTGCCGCGCGCTGCTGGGGTCGGCAGCGCGATAGTTACGGCCATGCGCAATGGGCCCACACTAGTCCGGTGTACGTGCAAGCTGGTGGTTCCAACCCGGCTACCAGGGCGTCTGCTGAGTTCTTCGTGGCAGCAATCGAGCGGGCTACCGCGTGGATTACGACGAAAGGCCGCTTCGACCATAACGACCAGCGGCAGCGCATGCTGGAAATCTTCAACACCGGTCGCGAGCAATATACCCGTCTGGCACGTGGATAG
- a CDS encoding DUF5069 domain-containing protein: MADKLVPLIGSCEAGPLGAVHLPRLWLKVTLAANGRLPDDYDECGAGFDQMVLDGLNVNRDAALAYLRSNRPSYLEFEQWVVDQNGGSIAAETVEASNAAILGYNHDGDTVAGICDATGLANDGNITDAATLNALEDWQELHSSLSG, from the coding sequence ATGGCAGATAAGCTCGTACCCCTGATTGGCTCATGTGAAGCCGGTCCCTTGGGAGCAGTGCACTTGCCTCGCCTGTGGCTAAAGGTCACGCTGGCGGCGAACGGCAGGCTGCCCGATGATTATGACGAGTGCGGCGCGGGCTTCGACCAAATGGTCTTAGACGGCCTCAACGTCAACCGTGACGCGGCGCTTGCCTACTTGCGGTCCAACCGGCCGTCGTACCTGGAGTTTGAGCAGTGGGTCGTGGACCAGAACGGCGGGAGCATTGCTGCGGAGACCGTCGAGGCGAGCAATGCGGCAATTCTCGGTTACAACCATGACGGTGACACGGTCGCCGGGATTTGCGATGCCACCGGCCTCGCAAATGATGGCAATATTACGGATGCTGCCACGCTAAATGCACTAGAGGACTGGCAAGAGTTACACAGCTCGCTATCCGGCTAA